Proteins encoded by one window of Sulfurospirillum barnesii SES-3:
- the opp1C gene encoding nickel/cobalt ABC transporter permease: MRRFVEDKLGLLALAILCTVMIMGIFAPVFSLHDPLEQNIAFKFAGMSWEYPFGTDHLGRCIYARLIFGIRNTVFLAVLTMVCTISIGVFIGVISGYYKGVVDEMIMRFCDVMLSFPSQVMILAIVGVLGVGMENIIIANIVIKWTWYARMIRGMVAGYNYKNYVLYAKTIGKSDRFIISRHLLPNISSEIIVLATLDMGWVIINISMLSFLGLGIQPPFPEWGAMLNEAKNVLMSNPSQMIAPGVAILVVVASFNILGDSLRDMLAPKGSMK; the protein is encoded by the coding sequence ATGAGACGATTTGTGGAGGATAAGTTAGGACTTTTAGCGCTTGCTATTTTGTGTACCGTGATGATTATGGGCATTTTTGCGCCTGTGTTTAGTTTACATGACCCTTTGGAGCAAAACATTGCTTTTAAGTTTGCAGGGATGTCATGGGAATACCCGTTTGGAACCGATCATTTAGGGCGTTGTATCTATGCACGTCTTATTTTTGGGATTCGCAATACCGTCTTTTTAGCGGTCTTAACGATGGTGTGTACCATAAGTATCGGGGTTTTTATTGGTGTTATCTCTGGGTATTACAAAGGCGTGGTCGATGAGATGATTATGCGTTTTTGCGATGTCATGCTCTCTTTCCCTAGTCAAGTGATGATTTTAGCCATTGTGGGTGTTTTGGGTGTGGGGATGGAAAATATCATCATCGCCAATATTGTCATTAAATGGACATGGTATGCGAGGATGATACGAGGTATGGTGGCAGGGTATAACTATAAAAATTATGTGCTTTACGCCAAAACCATTGGTAAGAGTGATCGTTTTATTATCTCTCGTCATCTTCTTCCCAATATCTCCTCTGAAATTATTGTTTTGGCAACCTTGGATATGGGCTGGGTGATTATTAATATCTCCATGCTCTCCTTTTTAGGCCTTGGCATTCAGCCACCGTTTCCAGAATGGGGTGCGATGCTGAATGAAGCCAAAAATGTGTTGATGTCTAACCCCTCACAAATGATAGCCCCAGGGGTTGCCATTTTGGTGGTGGTGGCTAGTTTTAACATTTTGGGCGATTCTTTGCGTGATATGTTAGCGCCTAAAGGAAGTATGAAATGA
- a CDS encoding ABC transporter ATP-binding protein — MIIDVKNLSVYARSKSGGFPLVKEVNFSLHANECLGILGESGSGKSITCKAVMGLLDERFEVQGEVFFNGRDILKMSAKEKSLLRGKEMCMIIQNPMTAFNPLFSIENQLLETLSTHLHVKDNKSLLALILEAFEKMNLHEGEAILKKYPHQLSGGMLQRIMIALCIALNPSVIIADEPTTAIDVINQVEVINELKKVRELFHTAMIFISHDLSILSQISDKMMVMHQGSIVERGVAKEIIFNPKEAPTKELISTRLKLIEAFRGCVQECVC; from the coding sequence ATGATCATTGACGTTAAAAACCTGAGTGTGTATGCCCGTAGTAAATCAGGAGGCTTTCCGCTGGTCAAAGAGGTCAATTTTTCGCTTCATGCCAATGAATGCTTAGGCATTTTAGGAGAATCTGGTAGTGGAAAAAGCATTACATGTAAAGCGGTGATGGGATTGTTGGATGAGCGTTTTGAGGTTCAAGGTGAAGTTTTTTTTAATGGCAGAGATATTTTAAAAATGTCCGCGAAAGAGAAATCGCTTCTACGAGGAAAAGAGATGTGTATGATTATTCAAAATCCTATGACGGCGTTTAATCCACTCTTTAGCATCGAAAATCAACTCCTAGAAACACTCTCTACGCATTTACATGTAAAGGATAACAAGAGCCTTTTAGCACTGATTTTAGAGGCGTTTGAAAAGATGAATTTGCATGAGGGTGAAGCGATTTTGAAAAAATATCCCCATCAGCTCAGCGGTGGAATGTTGCAACGCATTATGATTGCTTTGTGCATTGCACTGAATCCCTCTGTCATTATTGCCGATGAGCCTACCACGGCGATTGATGTGATTAATCAAGTGGAAGTGATTAATGAGCTTAAAAAAGTAAGAGAGCTGTTTCACACGGCGATGATTTTTATTTCGCATGATTTAAGTATTCTCAGTCAAATATCCGATAAAATGATGGTCATGCATCAAGGCAGTATTGTGGAGAGAGGTGTGGCAAAAGAGATTATTTTTAATCCCAAAGAAGCCCCTACCAAAGAGCTTATCTCCACACGTTTAAAGCTCATTGAGGCATTTAGAGGATGTGTACAGGAGTGTGTATGTTAG
- a CDS encoding ABC transporter ATP-binding protein, whose translation MLVVEGIVKGYKESHGLFKKSHKAVLKGVSLAVKQGECVGLIGESGSGKSTLGKIILGIETADAGTISFNGKTSKKAYEKEISVVFQDYTSSVNPRFRVTDVIGEALGESITCKNEKRAYILSLLEEVGLSEAFSERYAHELSGGQLQRVCIARAIATKPKFILLDEAVSSLDVSVQLQILELLKNLKEKHNLSYLFITHDVMCVTYLCDRVIFFKEGECVESVEKMEDLKHISHPYSVSLLKAVEALEIPDFC comes from the coding sequence ATGTTAGTGGTTGAGGGCATTGTCAAAGGGTACAAAGAGTCTCATGGGCTTTTTAAAAAGAGTCACAAAGCGGTTTTAAAAGGGGTCTCTTTAGCGGTAAAACAAGGTGAATGCGTTGGGCTCATTGGTGAGTCTGGCAGTGGCAAAAGCACACTGGGCAAGATTATTTTAGGCATTGAAACCGCTGATGCAGGCACCATCTCTTTCAATGGTAAAACCTCAAAAAAAGCCTATGAAAAAGAGATAAGTGTCGTTTTTCAAGATTACACCAGCTCGGTAAACCCTCGCTTTCGTGTGACAGATGTCATTGGGGAAGCCCTGGGTGAGAGCATTACATGTAAGAACGAAAAACGTGCTTATATACTCTCTTTGCTTGAAGAAGTGGGGCTTTCTGAAGCGTTTAGTGAGCGGTATGCGCATGAGCTAAGTGGCGGTCAGCTTCAAAGAGTCTGCATTGCCCGTGCAATTGCTACTAAACCAAAATTTATTTTACTCGATGAAGCGGTGAGCTCTTTGGATGTTTCCGTGCAATTGCAAATTTTAGAATTGCTTAAAAATTTGAAAGAAAAACACAACCTCTCTTATCTTTTCATCACGCATGATGTGATGTGTGTGACTTATTTGTGCGATAGGGTCATCTTTTTTAAAGAGGGCGAATGTGTGGAGAGTGTGGAGAAAATGGAAGATTTAAAGCATATTTCCCATCCCTATTCGGTTTCACTCTTAAAGGCGGTAGAAGCGCTTGAAATTCCTGATTTTTGTTAA
- a CDS encoding MATE family efflux transporter produces MNYKEYLTIAIPFVLSTVTQPLLGAVDTAVIGRLGDASYVGGVAIGTVIFNTMYWLFGFLRVGTSGFSSQSLGSGSEKEAHFAYFRPAVIAVCISAVFMLLQRPIIEGAFSLYAPDERVLQSANDYFDVLIWGAPFVLLGYVNLGWIMGRKLIKETMILQISTNVINIVLDILFVFYFDMGVKGVAYATLIAQSYGFVLGGWIILTHLSFKRLLLFKAEILNKAELKKIMGVNADLMIRTVCLLVMTNMFVARGNRFGVDILAANAILFQIQYIICYLFDGLSNASSIFAGRAIGAKNVSQFKETFHISNVMIAGLSVLLALLLALIPEPIVGLFTDIETVKRLCMDYMAWLILFPFTIGIGLVYYGIFTGATFTHPIRDSMVAALVVFLGAYFLFIPYFDNHGLWLAFILFSMTRSLYLYQAQKRLQERYFPSLTA; encoded by the coding sequence GTGAATTATAAAGAGTATTTAACGATTGCGATTCCCTTTGTCCTCTCAACCGTGACCCAGCCACTTTTAGGTGCGGTGGATACGGCGGTGATTGGGCGTTTGGGCGATGCCTCGTATGTGGGTGGCGTTGCCATTGGTACGGTTATTTTTAACACGATGTATTGGTTGTTTGGGTTTTTACGTGTGGGAACTTCAGGCTTTTCGTCACAGTCTTTGGGCAGTGGCAGTGAAAAAGAGGCGCATTTTGCTTATTTTCGACCTGCTGTGATTGCGGTGTGCATCAGCGCTGTTTTTATGCTTTTACAACGCCCCATTATTGAGGGTGCTTTTTCCTTATATGCACCAGATGAAAGGGTATTGCAAAGTGCAAACGACTATTTTGATGTGCTGATTTGGGGTGCACCGTTTGTGCTGTTGGGGTATGTGAATTTAGGCTGGATTATGGGGCGAAAGCTTATTAAAGAGACGATGATTTTACAAATTTCAACCAATGTTATCAATATTGTCTTGGATATTCTCTTTGTGTTTTATTTCGATATGGGCGTCAAAGGTGTGGCGTACGCAACCTTGATCGCTCAGAGTTACGGGTTTGTGCTTGGAGGATGGATTATTTTGACACACCTCTCTTTCAAACGCCTTTTGCTCTTCAAAGCGGAGATCCTCAATAAAGCAGAGCTTAAAAAAATCATGGGGGTTAATGCGGATTTGATGATTCGCACCGTCTGTTTATTGGTCATGACCAATATGTTTGTGGCACGAGGCAATCGTTTTGGGGTTGATATTTTAGCGGCAAATGCCATTTTATTTCAAATCCAATACATCATCTGTTATCTATTTGATGGTTTATCCAATGCTTCGAGTATTTTTGCAGGGCGAGCCATTGGGGCAAAAAATGTGTCACAGTTTAAAGAAACCTTTCATATCTCCAACGTGATGATAGCAGGATTGAGCGTGCTTTTAGCCCTGCTTTTAGCCTTGATTCCTGAGCCAATTGTCGGGCTTTTCACCGATATAGAAACGGTAAAGCGCTTGTGCATGGACTATATGGCGTGGCTCATTCTTTTCCCTTTTACCATTGGTATTGGGCTTGTCTACTATGGTATTTTTACAGGCGCAACCTTTACCCATCCTATTCGTGATTCGATGGTTGCGGCATTGGTGGTCTTTTTAGGCGCTTATTTTCTTTTTATTCCCTATTTTGACAATCACGGCTTATGGTTAGCGTTTATTCTTTTTAGCATGACACGAAGCCTCTATTTGTATCAGGCACAAAAGCGTTTGCAAGAACGCTATTTTCCCTCTTTAACAGCTTAA
- the yedE gene encoding YedE family putative selenium transporter, giving the protein MVRKLAYWPIVAGVIFGVVAPLLAKFGNPGNMGMCAACFLRDISGALGFHSAAIVQYIRPEIIGLILGAFVSSFLFKEFKPRAGSAPLARFFLGVFAMIGALVFLGCPWRMFLRLSAGDWTALAGLAGLIVGILIGIYFFKKGFSLGRNRPAHPLVGYIMPLFGVVLFALLLWGMYGEATPVKFSTKGPGSMYAPLLLSLGAGLLLGFVFQKSRFCTIAAVRDTVLLKETHILQGLLAFVLLAFITNMLLGQFHAGFEKQPIAHNDALWNFLGMVLSGLALTLVGGCPGRQLVLSGEGDSDAGVFVMGLLVGAGVAHNFALASSPAGIGANAPFMVFAGLIFCIVLGVFAKERR; this is encoded by the coding sequence ATGGTTAGAAAATTGGCGTATTGGCCTATCGTGGCTGGTGTCATTTTTGGTGTTGTAGCACCCTTATTGGCAAAATTTGGCAATCCTGGCAATATGGGTATGTGTGCGGCGTGCTTCTTGCGTGATATTTCAGGTGCCCTTGGCTTTCACAGTGCGGCGATTGTGCAGTACATTCGTCCTGAAATTATCGGGCTTATTTTGGGGGCATTTGTCTCCTCCTTTTTGTTTAAAGAGTTTAAGCCTCGTGCAGGTTCTGCGCCCTTAGCTCGTTTTTTCTTAGGTGTTTTTGCGATGATAGGTGCTTTGGTCTTTTTGGGGTGTCCGTGGCGTATGTTTTTACGTCTCTCTGCAGGGGATTGGACAGCACTTGCTGGACTTGCGGGGCTAATTGTAGGCATTTTAATAGGTATCTACTTTTTCAAAAAAGGCTTCTCTCTTGGACGTAACCGCCCAGCTCATCCTCTCGTAGGTTACATCATGCCTCTTTTTGGTGTGGTGCTTTTTGCACTATTGCTGTGGGGCATGTATGGTGAAGCGACTCCTGTGAAATTCTCTACCAAAGGGCCAGGCTCAATGTACGCTCCTTTACTTCTTTCACTGGGTGCGGGACTTCTTTTGGGATTTGTCTTTCAAAAAAGCCGTTTTTGTACCATCGCAGCTGTTCGTGATACCGTGCTTCTTAAAGAGACGCATATTTTACAAGGCTTGCTAGCGTTTGTCCTCTTAGCGTTCATTACCAACATGCTTTTGGGTCAGTTTCATGCGGGATTTGAAAAACAGCCTATCGCACACAACGATGCCTTGTGGAACTTTTTGGGTATGGTACTCTCAGGTTTAGCACTGACTTTGGTGGGAGGTTGTCCTGGTCGTCAGCTGGTTTTAAGTGGTGAGGGTGACAGCGATGCGGGCGTTTTTGTGATGGGTCTTTTAGTGGGTGCGGGTGTTGCACACAATTTTGCCCTAGCGAGTTCACCTGCTGGTATTGGTGCGAATGCGCCGTTTATGGTTTTTGCGGGATTGATTTTTTGTATCGTTTTAGGCGTTTTTGCCAAAGAGAGGAGATAA
- a CDS encoding sulfurtransferase TusA family protein gives MQTIDVRGLSCPSPVLEVKQAMDRGVKSLKVLADCGTATENITRFAHNTNYSVDVKTLDDGTTEFTLNAQ, from the coding sequence ATGCAAACCATTGATGTACGAGGGCTCTCATGCCCTTCGCCTGTATTAGAAGTCAAACAAGCCATGGATAGAGGCGTTAAGAGCCTCAAGGTTTTAGCCGATTGTGGTACCGCAACGGAGAACATTACCCGTTTTGCACACAATACTAACTACAGCGTGGATGTCAAAACATTGGATGATGGTACGACAGAGTTTACATTAAACGCTCAATGA
- a CDS encoding aminotransferase class V-fold PLP-dependent enzyme has protein sequence MIYLDNAATTFPKPPDVTEALVSFMTHSGANPGRSAHTLSIESATIMFQCRKALSKLIGQKDFLRTFFTMNATMAINTCLYGLLKEGDVVLTTSLEHNALMRPLRMLEKTRGIKLRFIPSDVTCKLDTKTAKALSHGVKLIACVHGNNVTGALMPLDFFATLAKESGAYLLVDASQSAGLVEIDMEKEGIDMLCASAHKGLYAPMGLGFFSLSSRMDALESFMQGGTGSRSEEEIQPELFPDKYESGTPNMPAIAGLLGALKWRESIGYEAMYAHEIRHRTQLKEALKALDSVVVCDVYEAYATTGVLSWYPKNESLSRVAQTLNNQYGILTRVGLHCSPATHKSIGTLPQGGTIRFSPSFFTTDEEIESVIWAIREMGL, from the coding sequence ATGATTTACCTCGATAATGCCGCTACTACGTTTCCAAAGCCTCCTGATGTGACGGAGGCTTTGGTTTCTTTTATGACCCACTCGGGTGCTAATCCAGGGCGTAGTGCGCACACACTGTCCATCGAATCAGCAACGATTATGTTTCAGTGTCGTAAAGCGCTCTCAAAGCTTATTGGGCAGAAGGATTTTTTGCGCACTTTTTTTACCATGAATGCAACCATGGCAATCAACACCTGTTTGTACGGACTCTTAAAAGAGGGAGACGTGGTCTTAACCACCTCTTTGGAACACAATGCCTTGATGCGCCCTCTTCGTATGTTGGAGAAAACCAGAGGCATTAAACTTCGCTTCATTCCCTCAGATGTTACATGTAAACTCGATACCAAAACCGCCAAAGCCTTATCGCATGGGGTGAAGCTCATTGCCTGTGTGCATGGAAACAATGTTACGGGCGCTCTGATGCCTTTGGATTTTTTTGCTACATTAGCGAAGGAATCAGGGGCGTATCTGCTGGTAGATGCTTCGCAAAGTGCGGGTTTGGTGGAAATAGATATGGAGAAAGAGGGCATTGATATGCTCTGTGCTTCGGCGCACAAAGGACTTTATGCTCCCATGGGACTTGGTTTTTTCTCGCTCTCTTCACGCATGGATGCGTTAGAGAGTTTTATGCAAGGAGGCACAGGCAGTAGAAGTGAAGAGGAGATACAGCCTGAACTTTTCCCTGATAAGTATGAGAGTGGCACACCCAATATGCCAGCCATTGCGGGACTTTTGGGCGCACTGAAATGGAGAGAAAGTATAGGGTATGAGGCGATGTATGCCCATGAGATACGCCATAGAACACAGCTTAAAGAGGCACTGAAAGCTTTAGATTCTGTGGTTGTATGCGATGTGTATGAAGCATATGCCACCACAGGCGTTTTGTCGTGGTATCCTAAAAATGAGAGCCTTTCACGTGTCGCCCAAACACTCAATAACCAGTATGGCATTTTAACCAGAGTGGGTCTGCACTGCTCCCCTGCGACGCACAAAAGCATCGGCACCTTGCCACAGGGTGGAACCATTCGCTTTTCACCCTCTTTTTTCACCACCGATGAAGAGATAGAAAGCGTTATTTGGGCGATACGGGAGATGGGGCTGTGA
- a CDS encoding DUF3343 domain-containing protein encodes MLFTTSSALYAHELLKEMEAYKVALVPTPREFSSDCGMAVYIEGESIEAAMYCLDEHRIEYEFNDAK; translated from the coding sequence TTGCTGTTTACTACCTCAAGTGCGCTGTATGCCCATGAACTTTTAAAAGAGATGGAAGCATACAAGGTCGCATTAGTCCCCACACCCAGAGAATTTTCCAGCGACTGTGGCATGGCAGTTTACATCGAGGGAGAAAGTATTGAGGCGGCGATGTACTGCTTGGATGAACACCGCATAGAGTACGAATTTAACGATGCTAAATAA
- a CDS encoding class I SAM-dependent DNA methyltransferase translates to MHVKKDYFHKKSHQYEKEASRTNNVKNIGEAILERLPFDKTQTHVMDFGSGTGLLTEQIAPFVRKITTVDISASMNQVLRSKQEKLACELAMLELDLVNTELEERFDGIVSSMTIHHVEDVQALFHKFHRLLNNKGMIALADLDKEDGSFHTEDTGVFHFGFDQSEFASLAHKAGFENVSIEIVNVVKKPYGEYPVFLLTAQKP, encoded by the coding sequence ATGCACGTTAAAAAAGATTATTTTCATAAAAAATCTCATCAGTATGAAAAGGAAGCTTCACGCACCAATAATGTCAAGAATATTGGTGAAGCGATTTTGGAGAGGCTCCCCTTTGATAAAACACAAACACACGTGATGGATTTTGGCTCAGGTACAGGGCTTTTGACAGAGCAAATAGCTCCCTTTGTTCGCAAAATTACAACGGTTGATATTTCTGCGTCCATGAATCAAGTCCTCCGTAGTAAACAAGAAAAACTAGCATGTGAACTTGCGATGCTAGAACTGGACTTGGTCAATACAGAGCTTGAAGAGCGTTTTGATGGCATTGTCTCCTCTATGACCATTCATCATGTGGAAGATGTACAAGCCCTTTTTCATAAATTTCATCGCCTCTTAAACAACAAAGGAATGATTGCCTTAGCTGACTTAGATAAAGAAGATGGTAGTTTTCACACGGAAGACACAGGCGTTTTTCATTTTGGATTTGACCAAAGCGAATTTGCAAGTCTTGCACACAAAGCGGGGTTTGAAAATGTCAGCATTGAAATTGTGAATGTGGTGAAGAAACCTTATGGAGAGTATCCTGTTTTCTTATTAACAGCACAAAAACCTTAG
- the amrB gene encoding AmmeMemoRadiSam system protein B, whose protein sequence is MHKYRKASVAGMFYPDNCSELKHYISHFDKATPTFTQDLFPRALIVPHAGYIYSGYTANLAYAYTASRRCDIERVVVIGPSHRVYIAGASIAFFDAYHTPCGDITIDLSYAHALQKKFAFLDFHPNAHEEHSTEVQMPFIHHYFKKANVVEIVYGDITYGELSSLINEVLKDDKTLIVISTDLSHFHTEEEANRRDTFCINAINTLDLHALENCEACGKLGVKALVHSARLHAFKPYFLDYRTSYARSGDASRVVGYTSFVLGCAT, encoded by the coding sequence ATGCATAAATACCGAAAAGCCTCGGTTGCTGGCATGTTTTACCCTGATAATTGCAGCGAACTGAAACACTACATTAGCCATTTTGATAAAGCAACTCCCACATTCACACAGGATCTCTTCCCTCGTGCGCTCATTGTTCCGCATGCTGGCTACATTTACAGTGGATACACTGCGAATCTTGCGTATGCCTATACAGCTTCAAGGCGCTGTGATATTGAACGAGTGGTTGTTATTGGCCCAAGCCATCGTGTTTACATAGCGGGCGCTTCCATCGCCTTTTTTGATGCATACCATACGCCCTGCGGTGACATCACCATAGACCTAAGTTATGCGCATGCGCTTCAAAAAAAATTTGCCTTTTTAGACTTTCACCCCAATGCGCACGAAGAGCACTCCACTGAAGTACAAATGCCCTTCATTCATCACTACTTTAAAAAGGCAAACGTCGTTGAAATCGTCTATGGAGATATTACCTATGGGGAGCTCTCTTCTTTAATTAACGAGGTGCTTAAGGATGACAAAACACTCATTGTCATCAGTACAGACCTGAGTCACTTTCATACCGAAGAAGAAGCCAATAGACGTGATACGTTCTGCATCAACGCTATCAACACCTTAGACCTTCATGCGCTTGAAAACTGTGAAGCCTGCGGAAAGCTAGGCGTTAAAGCATTGGTACACAGTGCACGTCTGCACGCATTTAAGCCTTATTTTTTAGATTACCGTACCAGCTATGCACGCAGTGGCGATGCCAGTCGTGTCGTAGGTTATACCTCCTTTGTACTGGGATGCGCCACATAA
- the amrS gene encoding AmmeMemoRadiSam system radical SAM enzyme, whose protein sequence is MDYFKTEGSRLVCLLCAHYCRLKEGQCGICGVNKRVGMHIENLVYAHPVVLHVDPVEKKPLYHFLPDTRALSLGTIGCNFVCPFCQNWRISQEKNLHTKEYVAPMNVVEMALKYDCASIAYTYNEPTIFYPYAHDIALLAHKSGIKNIFVSNGFASHEVMDDMVGIMDSVNIDLKSFNHDYYKKVLGGNLETVLENLKYFKRNDIWLEITTLIVPTKNDSDEELGAIASFIAKELGNETPWHISAFHPDYHEQGLPSTSIETLKRAEAIGYKAGLKHIYLGNVGRENPTRCATCNAVLIERRGFEVMENHLVEGHCPTCNTKLAGVFDA, encoded by the coding sequence ATGGACTATTTTAAAACAGAGGGCTCACGTCTGGTTTGCTTACTGTGTGCACACTACTGTCGCTTGAAGGAGGGGCAGTGTGGCATATGCGGTGTCAATAAACGTGTGGGCATGCACATTGAAAATCTCGTATACGCACATCCTGTCGTTTTACATGTAGACCCTGTGGAGAAAAAACCGCTTTATCATTTTTTGCCCGACACCAGAGCACTCTCTCTAGGAACAATTGGCTGTAACTTTGTGTGCCCTTTTTGCCAAAACTGGCGCATTTCACAAGAAAAAAACCTTCATACAAAAGAGTATGTAGCCCCTATGAACGTTGTCGAGATGGCACTTAAATACGACTGTGCGTCTATTGCCTATACCTACAATGAACCCACTATTTTTTATCCTTATGCCCACGATATAGCGCTTTTAGCACACAAAAGCGGTATTAAAAATATTTTTGTAAGCAACGGATTTGCATCGCACGAAGTTATGGATGATATGGTAGGCATCATGGATTCGGTCAATATTGATTTAAAATCTTTTAACCACGACTACTACAAGAAAGTCTTAGGCGGCAATCTTGAAACCGTTTTAGAAAACCTCAAGTACTTCAAGCGCAATGACATTTGGTTGGAAATCACCACGCTTATCGTTCCTACCAAAAACGACTCCGACGAAGAGCTGGGCGCTATTGCTTCCTTTATTGCAAAGGAATTAGGCAACGAAACACCATGGCATATCAGCGCCTTTCACCCTGATTATCATGAGCAAGGACTTCCCTCAACCTCCATCGAAACACTAAAACGTGCCGAAGCTATCGGTTATAAAGCAGGACTCAAACACATCTACCTCGGTAATGTCGGACGTGAGAATCCAACACGGTGCGCTACATGTAATGCTGTTTTGATAGAACGAAGAGGGTTTGAGGTGATGGAAAACCATCTCGTAGAGGGGCACTGTCCTACTTGCAACACCAAACTCGCAGGAGTCTTTGATGCATAA
- the amrA gene encoding AmmeMemoRadiSam system protein A, whose protein sequence is MKEIILTIAKQAIYDGLNYTSTLDKESLLERFPQLSNPKATFVTLSLYGELRGCIGSLIAHRSLLDDIIYNAKAAAFDDARFHPLNSEEFLHVKIEVSLLSTPEIIEYSTIDDLKSKIIIGEDGIILEKNGKKATFLPKVWEELPSFEHFFSHLCQKAGLDALCLEKHPNIWRYKVEKVE, encoded by the coding sequence ATGAAAGAGATTATTCTCACCATTGCCAAACAAGCGATTTACGATGGGTTAAATTATACGTCAACCTTAGATAAAGAGTCTCTTCTTGAGCGTTTTCCTCAACTCTCTAATCCCAAAGCCACCTTTGTCACACTGAGCTTGTACGGAGAACTTCGAGGGTGTATTGGCTCACTGATTGCGCATCGCTCGTTGCTAGATGACATCATTTATAATGCCAAAGCAGCAGCCTTTGATGACGCACGCTTTCATCCTTTAAACTCAGAAGAGTTTTTACATGTAAAGATAGAAGTTTCGCTCTTAAGTACCCCAGAAATTATTGAATACAGTACTATTGATGATTTAAAGTCGAAAATCATCATAGGTGAAGATGGGATTATCTTAGAAAAAAATGGGAAAAAAGCCACATTTTTACCCAAAGTTTGGGAAGAACTTCCTAGCTTTGAACACTTTTTTTCACATTTATGTCAAAAAGCTGGGCTGGATGCTTTGTGCCTAGAAAAGCATCCGAATATTTGGCGTTACAAGGTTGAAAAGGTCGAGTAA
- a CDS encoding AraC family transcriptional regulator — protein sequence MKASLLRDTIFENITNSNGQFSNHFHDTYTIGLTHDGMFKSIRAHKASLAYSYSTRIINPGEVHCGDSHAWQYTNFYPSVALLTNLYEQMYGETKIPMFEKHIIQDDELYQRLVLFFRSVYQHEEPLLIESKLIDALSYLIAHYTQKSLPSLFTCKDKKSFSMVVDYIHAHLDGDISLDDLSYVAKMSKYHFLRLFKNHIGLSPHQYIMAERTYKAKTLILKGESLSLAGLQAGFSDQSHFIRSFRKIYGYSPKTLLQKSNFILYP from the coding sequence ATGAAAGCTTCTCTTTTACGTGATACTATTTTTGAGAACATTACAAACTCAAATGGGCAGTTTAGCAACCATTTTCATGATACGTATACGATTGGACTTACGCATGATGGCATGTTTAAGTCTATTCGTGCGCACAAGGCTTCTTTAGCCTATTCGTATTCTACACGCATTATTAATCCTGGTGAAGTGCATTGTGGCGATTCTCACGCATGGCAGTACACGAACTTTTATCCTAGCGTTGCGCTTTTAACCAATCTTTATGAGCAGATGTATGGTGAGACGAAAATACCAATGTTTGAAAAGCATATTATTCAAGATGATGAGCTGTATCAAAGATTGGTTCTTTTCTTTCGCAGTGTATATCAGCACGAAGAGCCTTTACTGATTGAGTCAAAACTTATTGATGCACTGAGTTATCTTATAGCGCATTACACTCAAAAATCTCTGCCTTCTCTTTTTACATGTAAAGATAAAAAGAGCTTTTCTATGGTGGTAGACTATATCCATGCTCACTTGGATGGTGATATTTCTCTTGATGATCTCTCTTATGTTGCAAAGATGAGCAAGTACCATTTTTTAAGGCTTTTTAAAAATCATATAGGCTTGAGTCCGCACCAATACATTATGGCAGAACGTACGTATAAAGCAAAAACACTGATACTTAAAGGTGAATCACTTTCGCTTGCGGGACTTCAAGCAGGCTTTAGCGACCAGTCCCATTTTATCCGCTCGTTTCGTAAGATTTATGGCTATTCGCCCAAAACGCTCCTTCAAAAAAGCAATTTTATTCTATACCCTTGA